aaaaaccgATTAGATTGCtggcaaatacatttttcgattaactaaatacattttctttcaaaaaaagaaaatagtttgATAATTATGCAGATCTGTATGTTTAAATTGGTATTGGTATCAGAAAAAGCATTATTattgaaatgttaaaattttgtggaATATATTTGGAAAGTATTTGGAAATAATTAATAGGACCatgttaaaaaactaaagttttttaatgtgtttctTCTTCTTATATGTTCTAAAATGTTTGACCTCtaataaatctataaattgAAAGTAGATATATTTTGCTTGTGACTTACCTTTCAGTCTCGGATTCTGCATTTGGTTGCTGTTGTAGCTGTTGAATTTGCTGTtgcgttgctgctgctgtcgatGTGgctcctgttgctgctgcagctccgGTTGCAACTgcggctgcagctgcagcgtTTGCCGCGGTCGCCTGTTCATCGGTCAAGGTCAGCGCGATTGACAAGGCTTCGGCGGTGGCCACAACACTCGTATTCGTAAGGTTAAGATTACTATTATTGGCACTAGCACTCGCGATATTTGTTGTCGGAATCtgtggctgttgctgctgttgctcctcctgctgctgttgctgctgttgctgctgctgcagctgctgctgtggcaCCATCAATTGCTGTGGATCAGCAATTGTTGAAGGAGCACTCTGCAATTGCAGCGTTGGAATTGCTGGCGATGCAACCACTGATGTTGGTGCCGTGCCTCCTgatgctgcagctgctgctcctagatttggctgctgctgctgctgctgctgctcgtaGCTGGTCATGTGTGATAACAGCGGCAATGTCTGACCCTGACCCTGGCCAGTGGTTACCGCTGCATTGGAAGTGTTTGAAGTCTGTTGTGGTTGTGGTGCTGCAGCAACTGATggtattgctgctgctgcaggcgTTTGCTGTGGATTCGATTGCTGTGGggtctgctgctgctgctgctgattaaATGGCTGTGAGACTATCCCGTCAATCTGCGATGtggcttgttgttgctgttgctccaTTTGGAAGTTTGGCGCTTGCCCGGCAGCAACAGCTGCGAATGTGGGCGTGGCCTGGGGCGTAAGTGGGGCCGGCGAcagcggctgctgctgctgctgctccacaTAGCTGGTGCTGAGCTGCGACTCGCCAGCTGCTGCACCaccgctgttgttgttgtttgccgCCCCGCCAGCAACTTCGCCGCCGTTCTGGTAATTTGGATAGCCCCCTGGCGGCACGTCCATGGCCTCCTCGCGCTGCTTTAGCTGCTGCAGCGTTTGTTGCAACTGCATGGCCGCCGTTCGAGCGTAATCCAAGTTGCTGGGGTCACCGGGCGGATTGGGTGAACTGGCATTGGCATTGACGCTGTCGAagagttgctgttgctgctgctgctgggcctcCATGTGCAGCTGATGCATGCCGTGCACCACTGTGGCGGGGGCTGTCATCACCCCACTGGGTGTGGCACTTATCTGagcctgttgctgctgctgctgctgcgaggATTGCTGCTGGGATTGCGACAgctgctgcgactgctgctgctgctgctgttgctcggGATAGTTCCAATTGGCATCGGTCGAGTTGGCCTCCAGATGATTCTCGTTCAGCTTCTGGGTGGGCGGCAGAATCATACTCTGGGTGGTCTTGTGCGGCAGGGCCTCAGACCCACCGGCAACACCTGCTGCACCATCAGCCGTGGCTGCGTGCGCATCGGAAGTAGAAGAGCCAGTCTTTTCGTTGTTATTACCACCATTACCCACACTCGAGTGGTCCAGGTAATCCATGCACATCCAGCGACCCCGTTTGAACGGCTCCGTGGACTCGATTTTGACCACCTTGAACCGCTCGCTGCGATGCTGCGTCTCCTTGATGTCGTCCTTCTTCTTGGTGCCGCCCGGTGTGACGGCACCACTCACCACATTGATAATGTTATCCGACACGTTCACCTGCACATTCTGGATCGTCTGGCCCAGCGACGGACCAATGGGATCCACCACCACGAGGCCGTATTGCGAGCTAGTCGGTATCACCGGCGCATTCGTGCTGAGGGCATTGTTGGCATAGTACACCTCCTCCTTGGAGAACGTGTCCTCGGACATCGAGGGCGTCTCGTTCTCCAGGTCCGTTATCCGACTATTGTCATCCGTGTGAGATTCGTCCAGATCATCGGCCGACTCGTCTCCAGTATCGCCGGCAGCATTCAGCTTGGGATGGCCCACCGTCACCGAGGTGATTTCGAATGAGGAAGTCGTCTTTGGTTTGCGATTGGTGGCACCTCCAGTGGCCCCCGAGGAGCTTCCGCCCCCGCCACCGCCAGCCGCAGCTGCGCCACCGGCGACGGTCAACGAGGCGTGTCCTTGGCTGAGGCTAgtctgatgctgatgctgctgctgctggtggttgtgatgctggtgctggtgatggtgatggtgatgatggtgGTGATGTGGCTGATGGTGATGGCtgcctgctgctgccgctACCGCTGCAGTTGCACCGCCCACCGTACGTGCCCCATTATTGTTGGGCGAACTGGCCTTGGTGTAGCCgccgctgttgttgctgcctccactgctgctgttgctgctgctcaccggctgctgttgctgcgggGTAGAGTTGCTGCCACCACTGCTACTGCTGGATTTGGGGACCAGCGATGTGGAGGTGGACGTGGCCAGGCTGGAGTTGCTACTGGCCCGTGACACCGATGtggctgccgctgctgccacACGCGAATTTAGACGCAAACTTTCGCTGGTGGTGCGCTGCAAAGCCGAGTTGCTGCCGGCATTGTTGCTGTTCTGATAGATGTTGCTGGGGGGATAGCACACAGCAAAATGATGGTTGCTAGTCAAGGAGTTGACCTTGGTCAGCTTGCGTATGTTGCCGCCAGTGCTGCCAACAGTGACCCCTCGGGCCGGTGTCAGCATGGAGTTCCTGCGACCCGGATTGTTGCCGGGTCCGGCGTTTGAAGCGGCCGGCTTGAACTTGGCATTCACCGTACGATCGAacatgttgctgatgctgctgcgctgctgctgcggagTGTTACTGCTTGTGgctgcaactgttgctgctggtgctgctgctgatgatgattgGCGTCGCACCAGGGGCAATGCTTCCTGGGAATTTTCTGGCGATGAGGCCTGCGAGTTCGTGGGCGACTGATTAGCTAAGCTCGATGTGGCTGAAGCGGCGGTGACTGATGTGGCGGCTAGtggttgctgatgttgctggtgttgctgttgttgctgctgctgctgttggtgacCGGAATCTTCGCTGGCTGCACTTTGATTCTCGGCCATAATCGAATTGGATTTCAGCGTGCGCAAAGTCTTTAGCAAATAATCCAGGATTGCAGACGATTCTTGGATTATTTGGGCCACGGAAAAAGTTACGGTACACCCTCGGTTGGTAAAACTACGGGTTATAATTTGCTATTGActgtttatacatttatttgcgTTCTGTCAGTTGTTTTAGCTGCTGTTCGCCCGCCAATTCGAATGCGATTGTTGCACTGGCCAGTCGACGACGCCGATGCATAATAGCGGTTAGCGTTGCGTTGACAGGTGCCACCGACTGCCAACTGATCCGATCTGATCCGTAACCGTCCGTACTATAATGTTCCgttccgatccgatccgaggACTAGCGACGATCGCGACGCGACGCGACGCAATTTGAGCCGAGCGACGATGGGTAATGCGAAAACActtgttattaatattatattctCTGTTGGGGAGTTGATTTTGTTATgctaataaattgaaatttatttatttatccgaCTGTCTATTGGGGGTGGTTTTGTGTTGTGGGGTTGGTGGGCGGTTATAATTTGCCTTTCCGCGTTTTATTAGCTGcagcatcaacatcaacaacaacaacaacactggTCTTGGGCGGCAGCGACAGCGCCATCTAGCGTTTGACTTTGTTTAGCGGGCGTTTCAATTTTCGCCACTAACACTAAAACACATACACACTAAACACGTCACGTACACGCACCCCCCTCACACACACAGGTGCATGTGTACAGCACAGCTGTTAATCGAATCAATTAGATTTGATTCGATTCGAATTGGTTTGCAGTTgattcgtttttaaaaattactttttttaggAATTCCAGAACTTGCTGTCacacttaaaatatttcttaaaaattatgaaaatattttggtgaTTTTGGTTAACTAGGGATTTGATTTAGGCTTCACGTTGATCTATTAATTGTATTCATGTATTTGTTGCACTTTTCCTCTTTGTCGTCACACGCTTACGCAtaggttttaaatttgttgtttttgttttaatatatttttcgtAGAATTAATCAATTTCTTCGGTTTAGTTTTACTAACACATTGCAGTAAATTGTAGAAATGAAATTCCTGTGAAATAGCAGAGCAGAACAAGAACGACAATTagaattaaattcaattaagatGGTTGGCCGGAAAGTAAGATATACGAAATTCGATAAagaataaacataaatatattttctatttgtttattaaattaaatgcacaCGAAACGAAGCCGGCCACAGAGATCGAGGGACAGAGAGGCGTAgatataaagtaaataattgcACGGAACAACTCGTCGTACATATACAGATTCTCGCAGGTTAGACTTccaattttaaagtatttaagtatttttaaaattatgtacatataatataaataaatatatagctGTCTTGTTTCAGTTTAATTAACGATTATAATTCCGTGTTTAAAGTTGTTTGGTAAATctatttatttcaaagttaAACAAGTTTAGAGTTTGTTTATATGTGGCGGGTCAAAtaagttgaatttaatttagtcTCTCCCAATTTGAAATCTATTTTACCTCATCGTtctagatttaaaaaaattctaataTAGATAGGGTTATTCTAATGACAAAATCTTAATCTTATTGGCCTGAAGTAAACCCAACCTTCTGCTTTTGTATATTGGGTGATTTTCTATAAGTATCTAGTTAAATTTCAAACTGCGTAGTTCATGTTCGTATATTATCATCATCATACCGATGTTGATGATGCTTTTTGTgtgcttttcattattttttgtgtagccttcttttttattattgatttcatTGAGTTGTCTGTATTGTGGGTACGTCGTAGTTTTGTTGAATTAGTTAAGTGCTACATTAGAGTAAGAAGGTTTGGGGAAGGGGTTTCCTTCTGAGCcaatgaaaaaaacaattgtttatttttaataacttttctctcttttatttatttttgcattggcaattgaatatttaaatatttattttctttcggCATTTCACTCATTATTTAATCGATTTCGTTTACGGAAATCAGAAATGAGCACGCGAACCAAAGAGAAAGAGATAAAAAGGCAGCCACAAAAATTATTCGCGAAAAAAGTTGCCGAAAAAGTTTTGCAAACATTTTCGGGCACACGCGCCGTTTATGCCGCGCTTGTATTGGTTAATAACCGTAAGCTTTGACGATCATTCATAAATTGCGTGGACTGTTTGGAAATAGAGTGTGATTGTATGTGTTGGTACAGTGGTCATGCAATAAAAGTTAATTACCGCTAAGTTCTGTGCTTTTAAgcattaatattgatttaaaaataataggtATTATCACCGTATAATTTTAAAGGCTTTGGTCTTAAATAAAGGTTTCTCTAAagtttaaaagctataaatattttctttcttttattattccgGATTTTCAAGTGATTACTGTAGTTGCGTTTGAACTCTGCCTGTGCCCTGCCAGAAGGCAAAGTCAAGACCTTGACGCTGCTCTTTTATTCTCTcgcttaattttgttttatttctttttgcctAATCGAGTTATAAACGACGTAAAAAAATCTGATTAAGTTGAAAAACAgagacaaacaacaaaattatcaaACCAGAAGAACAagcatgcaacaacaaaaaatcagTTATAGGTCAAAATTGGTCGTAGCACTCTGTCAAGGTGGGTTTTTTTGTGACTGGTGTTTGTTGGTCCGTAAAGAGTCTATTGGCCTTGTTCTTGAGCGACACAGGTGCTAGCCTAAGCTTCTTCTTGTTGTTGCGAATACATTGAAGATCGCTTGGTactctcaaaaaaaaatttaaaaatttaattatcatttttctgtaaaattaaaaaaaaaatcaaaacagtgAGAGGCTCGATAAGAATGgtaataaaaagtaaagagCAGTATTGTAATTTTACTGTG
This genomic stretch from Drosophila gunungcola strain Sukarami unplaced genomic scaffold, Dgunungcola_SK_2 000001F, whole genome shotgun sequence harbors:
- the LOC128262804 gene encoding protein bunched, class 2/F/G isoform isoform X3, which translates into the protein MAENQSAASEDSGHQQQQQQQQQHQQHQQPLAATSVTAASATSSLANQSPTNSQASSPENSQEALPLVRRQSSSAAAPAATVAATSSNTPQQQRSSISNMFDRTVNAKFKPAASNAGPGNNPGRRNSMLTPARGVTVGSTGGNIRKLTKVNSLTSNHHFAVCYPPSNIYQNSNNAGSNSALQRTTSESLRLNSRVAAAAATSVSRASSNSSLATSTSTSLVPKSSSSSGGSNSTPQQQQPVSSSNSSSGGSNNSGGYTKASSPNNNGARTVGGATAAVAAAAGSHHHQPHHHHHHHHHHQHQHHNHQQQQHQHQTSLSQGHASLTVAGGAAAAGGGGGGSSSGATGGATNRKPKTTSSFEITSVTVGHPKLNAAGDTGDESADDLDESHTDDNSRITDLENETPSMSEDTFSKEEVYYANNALSTNAPVIPTSSQYGLVVVDPIGPSLGQTIQNVQVNVSDNIINVVSGAVTPGGTKKKDDIKETQHRSERFKVVKIESTEPFKRGRWMCMDYLDHSSVGNGGNNNEKTGSSTSDAHAATADGAAGVAGGSEALPHKTTQSMILPPTQKLNENHLEANSTDANWNYPEQQQQQQQSQQLSQSQQQSSQQQQQQQAQISATPSGVMTAPATVVHGMHQLHMEAQQQQQQQLFDSVNANASSPNPPGDPSNLDYARTAAMQLQQTLQQLKQREEAMDVPPGGYPNYQNGGEVAGGAANNNNSGGAAAGESQLSTSYVEQQQQQPLSPAPLTPQATPTFAAVAAGQAPNFQMEQQQQQATSQIDGIVSQPFNQQQQQQTPQQSNPQQTPAAAAIPSVAAAPQPQQTSNTSNAAVTTGQGQGQTLPLLSHMTSYEQQQQQQQPNLGAAAAASGGTAPTSVVASPAIPTLQLQSAPSTIADPQQLMVPQQQLQQQQQQQQQQEEQQQQQPQIPTTNIASASANNSNLNLTNTSVVATAEALSIALTLTDEQATAANAAAAAAVATGAAAATGATSTAAATQQQIQQLQQQPNAESETER
- the LOC128262804 gene encoding protein bunched, class 2/F/G isoform isoform X1 translates to MAENQSAASEDSGHQQQQQQQQQHQQHQQPLAATSVTAASATSSLANQSPTNSQASSPENSQEALPLVRRQSSSAAAPAATVAATSSNTPQQQRSSISNMFDRTVNAKFKPAASNAGPGNNPGRRNSMLTPARGVTVGSTGGNIRKLTKVNSLTSNHHFAVCYPPSNIYQNSNNAGSNSALQRTTSESLRLNSRVAAAAATSVSRASSNSSLATSTSTSLVPKSSSSSGGSNSTPQQQQPVSSSNSSSGGSNNSGGYTKASSPNNNGARTVGGATAAVAAAAGSHHHQPHHHHHHHHHHQHQHHNHQQQQHQHQTSLSQGHASLTVAGGAAAAGGGGGGSSSGATGGATNRKPKTTSSFEITSVTVGHPKLNAAGDTGDESADDLDESHTDDNSRITDLENETPSMSEDTFSKEEVYYANNALSTNAPVIPTSSQYGLVVVDPIGPSLGQTIQNVQVNVSDNIINVVSGAVTPGGTKKKDDIKETQHRSERFKVVKIESTEPFKRGRWMCMDYLDHSSVGNGGNNNEKTGSSTSDAHAATADGAAGVAGGSEALPHKTTQSMILPPTQKLNENHLEANSTDANWNYPEQQQQQQQSQQLSQSQQQSSQQQQQQQAQISATPSGVMTAPATVVHGMHQLHMEAQQQQQQQLFDSVNANASSPNPPGDPSNLDYARTAAMQLQQTLQQLKQREEAMDVPPGGYPNYQNGGEVAGGAANNNNSGGAAAGESQLSTSYVEQQQQQPLSPAPLTPQATPTFAAVAAGQAPNFQMEQQQQQATSQIDGIVSQPFNQQQQQQTPQQSNPQQTPAAAAIPSVAAAPQPQQTSNTSNAAVTTGQGQGQTLPLLSHMTSYEQQQQQQQPNLGAAAAASGGTAPTSVVASPAIPTLQLQSAPSTIADPQQLMVPQQQLQQQQQQQQQQEEQQQQQPQIPTTNIASASANNSNLNLTNTSVVATAEALSIALTLTDEQATAANAAAAAAVATGAAAATGATSTAAATQQQIQQLQQQPNAESETESFRHVASIHGGSRKRAFSNPHIGGGPHDPTFVHRLNPQLYYYNKSQSGRSSFCVDESLWPTGNPNGTASDTNLYMGSSTEEDYEEAIDQFSPTMYTRSASRAIPIPSSAGSSPQHQPHSHPHANPQPNPQPNRNTHMHSQFHHSQPRIAAGIGLVGGGGGGGGGAAGHATTAAFSASPSIYAYPHSPFYASSPDTSLSSPVQVSGLPGHPGHASSRISFSYDPAFQRLQVPVISGDRRPRSPLECATVFAAVAAAATCGGAADTMLNNSASGTSAVAIDNKIEQAMDLVKSHLMIAVREEVEVLKERISELMDKINKLELENNILKSNIPQETLQQLQMQLQIAGSQQPAAVAAPPATPAIQAAPAVQSAVAAAAGQAGQGGQVAAGAATGVATSPASAVAPTTIPNGSAENGGSAVESAVAVEQQHVAAAAAAAAAAAAAVPTANGPMS
- the LOC128262804 gene encoding protein bunched, class 2/F/G isoform isoform X2, with product MAENQSAASEDSGHQQQQQQQQQHQQHQQPLAATSVTAASATSSLANQSPTNSQASSPENSQEALPLVRRQSSSAAAPAATVAATSSNTPQQQRSSISNMFDRTVNAKFKPAASNAGPGNNPGRRNSMLTPARGVTVGSTGGNIRKLTKVNSLTSNHHFAVCYPPSNIYQNSNNAGSNSALQRTTSESLRLNSRVAAAAATSVSRASSNSSLATSTSTSLVPKSSSSSGGSNSTPQQQQPVSSSNSSSGGSNNSGGYTKASSPNNNGARTVGGATAAVAAAAGSHHHQPHHHHHHHHHHQHQHHNHQQQQHQHQTSLSQGHASLTVAGGAAAAGGGGGGSSSGATGGATNRKPKTTSSFEITSVTVGHPKLNAAGDTGDESADDLDESHTDDNSRITDLENETPSMSEDTFSKEEVYYANNALSTNAPVIPTSSQYGLVVVDPIGPSLGQTIQNVQVNVSDNIINVVSGAVTPGGTKKKDDIKETQHRSERFKVVKIESTEPFKRGRWMCMDYLDHSSVGNGGNNNEKTGSSTSDAHAATADGAAGVAGGSEALPHKTTQSMILPPTQKLNENHLEANSTDANWNYPEQQQQQQQSQQLSQSQQQSSQQQQQQQAQISATPSGVMTAPATVVHGMHQLHMEAQQQQQQQLFDSVNANASSPNPPGDPSNLDYARTAAMQLQQTLQQLKQREEAMDVPPGGYPNYQNGGEVAGGAANNNNSGGAAAGESQLSTSYVEQQQQQPLSPAPLTPQATPTFAAVAAGQAPNFQMEQQQQQATSQIDGIVSQPFNQQQQQQTPQQSNPQQTPAAAAIPSVAAAPQPQQTSNTSNAAVTTGQGQGQTLPLLSHMTSYEQQQQQQQPNLGAAAAASGGTAPTSVVASPAIPTLQLQSAPSTIADPQQLMVPQQQLQQQQQQQQQQEEQQQQQPQIPTTNIASASANNSNLNLTNTSVVATAEALSIALTLTDEQATAANAAAAAAVATGAAAATGATSTAAATQQQIQQLQQQPNAESETESASGTSAVAIDNKIEQAMDLVKSHLMIAVREEVEVLKERISELMDKINKLELENNILKSNIPQETLQQLQMQLQIAGSQQPAAVAAPPATPAIQAAPAVQSAVAAAAGQAGQGGQVAAGAATGVATSPASAVAPTTIPNGSAENGGSAVESAVAVEQQHVAAAAAAAAAAAAAVPTANGPMS